One window of the Posidoniimonas polymericola genome contains the following:
- a CDS encoding ABC transporter permease: MTDQPKKSPGFWLESWRQFRKRKLPMIALAYVVLLAMVALFAPFIAGTKPIICSYKGSIYFPVMGYYKRGWENPIFRKDRVLNRYPIMLQENDPNSWAVWPLVYQDPYRRIRTRDFAVRETNDQGERTYRYAKGWEDYQENPSGVDGKPSRQNWFGVNQQGFDVFASMVHGSQTALSVGIISMSIAAAIGITIGALAGYLGGWVDIVLSRLIEVVMCIPGLVLILALVALLDKVSNFHLMAVIGVTGWTGIARLTRAEFLKIKQMEFVTAARAIGAGRVRIMSRHVLRNALAPVLVPISFGIASAILTEAGLSYLGFGASPPNPSWGTLLQSGRTAIQETWWLILYPGAAIFLTVLAYNLIGEGLQEATDPRLQQAGH, from the coding sequence ATGACGGACCAACCCAAGAAATCCCCCGGCTTCTGGCTCGAGTCCTGGCGCCAATTCCGCAAACGCAAGCTGCCAATGATTGCGTTGGCGTACGTGGTGCTGCTGGCGATGGTCGCGCTGTTCGCGCCCTTTATCGCCGGCACCAAGCCAATCATCTGCAGCTACAAGGGGAGCATTTACTTCCCTGTGATGGGCTACTACAAACGCGGCTGGGAGAACCCGATTTTCCGCAAGGACCGCGTGCTCAACCGCTACCCGATCATGCTGCAGGAGAACGACCCCAACAGCTGGGCCGTCTGGCCGCTGGTCTACCAGGACCCCTACCGCCGCATCCGCACCCGCGACTTCGCCGTCCGCGAGACCAACGACCAGGGCGAGCGGACCTACCGCTACGCCAAGGGCTGGGAGGACTACCAGGAGAACCCCTCGGGAGTTGACGGCAAGCCGAGCCGCCAGAACTGGTTTGGCGTCAACCAACAGGGCTTCGACGTGTTCGCGTCGATGGTGCACGGCTCTCAGACGGCGCTGTCGGTCGGCATCATCTCGATGAGCATCGCCGCGGCGATCGGCATCACCATCGGCGCGCTGGCCGGCTACCTCGGCGGCTGGGTCGACATCGTGCTCAGCCGGCTGATCGAGGTCGTGATGTGCATCCCGGGGCTGGTGCTGATCCTGGCGCTGGTCGCGCTCCTGGACAAGGTGAGCAACTTCCACTTGATGGCCGTGATCGGCGTCACCGGCTGGACCGGCATCGCGCGGCTCACCCGGGCGGAGTTCCTCAAGATCAAGCAGATGGAGTTCGTAACCGCCGCCCGGGCGATCGGCGCCGGCCGCGTGCGGATCATGAGCCGGCACGTGCTGCGGAACGCGTTGGCGCCGGTCTTGGTGCCGATCTCGTTCGGCATCGCGTCGGCCATCCTGACCGAGGCCGGCCTCAGCTACCTGGGCTTCGGCGCCTCGCCCCCCAACCCGAGCTGGGGCACGCTGCTCCAGTCAGGGCGTACAGCAATCCAAGAAACCTGGTGGCTGATCCTGTACCCCGGCGCCGCGATCTTCCTGACCGTGCTGGCCTACAACCTGATCGGCGAGGGCCTGCAGGAAGCGACCGACCCAAGACTCCAACAGGCGGGGCACTAA
- a CDS encoding ABC transporter permease codes for MLNYLIRRIGIAVLTLWLVTFVVYGLIRFMPGTPLTTDPAMMDPNRQMSDADYALLEKRYGLDKPWYVGYWRWLGDAVHLDLGVSIPRNNKPVAQLIGERAPATLLLSVTSLLLTYLLSIPLGLWATAKNGTIAERTVSTLLYGLYSLPSFVAALYLQLLFYVKLDWLPLYGLTSDNYAQLSTAGKAWDIMLHAAMPIACFTYASLAYYSRFIRANMQEVIRQDYIRTARSKGVSRAAVLWKHAFRNTLIPLVTLLGLTLPGLLSGAVILEQIFVWPGMGRLFFESILQRDYPTIMGLTLMFSVLTLAGQLVADLLYAVVDPRVTYQ; via the coding sequence ATGCTGAACTACCTGATACGCCGCATCGGCATCGCCGTGCTCACGCTCTGGCTCGTCACATTCGTCGTGTACGGGCTGATCCGGTTCATGCCGGGCACGCCGCTGACCACCGACCCGGCGATGATGGACCCGAACCGGCAGATGTCCGATGCGGACTACGCCCTTCTAGAGAAGCGATACGGCCTCGATAAGCCATGGTATGTCGGCTACTGGAGGTGGCTAGGCGACGCGGTGCATCTAGACCTGGGAGTAAGCATCCCCAGGAACAACAAACCTGTCGCACAGTTGATCGGAGAGCGGGCGCCCGCCACTCTGCTGCTGTCGGTCACGTCGCTGCTGCTGACGTACTTGCTGTCGATCCCGCTCGGCCTATGGGCGACCGCCAAGAACGGGACCATCGCCGAGCGGACCGTCAGCACACTGCTGTACGGGCTGTACTCGCTCCCTTCGTTCGTAGCCGCGCTTTACCTGCAGCTGTTGTTCTACGTGAAGCTCGACTGGCTGCCGCTGTACGGCCTGACCTCGGACAACTACGCGCAGCTCTCCACCGCCGGCAAGGCGTGGGACATCATGCTGCACGCGGCGATGCCGATCGCCTGCTTCACCTACGCGTCGCTGGCTTACTACTCGCGGTTCATCCGGGCGAACATGCAGGAAGTGATCCGCCAGGACTACATCCGCACCGCGCGGTCCAAGGGCGTCAGCCGCGCCGCGGTGCTGTGGAAGCACGCCTTCCGCAACACGCTGATCCCTCTCGTGACGCTGCTCGGCCTGACGCTGCCAGGCCTGCTGTCGGGCGCGGTCATCCTGGAGCAGATCTTCGTCTGGCCCGGCATGGGCCGGCTGTTCTTCGAGTCGATTCTGCAACGCGACTATCCGACAATCATGGGCCTGACGCTGATGTTCAGCGTGCTGACGCTCGCCGGCCAGTTGGTGGCCGACCTGCTGTACGCGGTGGTCGACCCCCGCGTCACGTACCAATAA